One Rossellomorea aquimaris DNA window includes the following coding sequences:
- a CDS encoding peptidylprolyl isomerase: MDKKKRSITLWSVIGGIVVVGTMLVMFGFSKDEVVAKVGSKSISKEDLYTTLVDQYGEAALDTLIAEKIVELESDKKKITVKDSEIDEELQSMKDSYGGEEAFNEALASSGANLDSVKKNVRSFLLTEKLLEDRISISDDQIKEYFEANKDTFAQAEQIEASHILVEDEKTAQEVKKKLDDGGDFAELAKEYSTDTSNAESGGELGYFAKGEMVTEFDEKAFAMKKGEISEPVKTEFGYHIIKVTDKKDAKEAVLDDHKEEIKDILFDQALQTEYGTWVQEQKEEYEIENLLKDS, translated from the coding sequence ATGGATAAAAAAAAGCGTTCGATCACATTATGGAGTGTCATAGGAGGCATTGTCGTCGTCGGCACGATGCTTGTTATGTTTGGCTTTTCGAAGGATGAAGTGGTGGCGAAGGTGGGAAGCAAGTCGATCAGTAAAGAGGACTTGTATACGACCCTTGTGGATCAATACGGGGAAGCGGCCCTGGATACTCTGATTGCCGAGAAGATTGTGGAGCTTGAGAGTGACAAGAAAAAAATCACAGTCAAGGACAGTGAAATCGATGAGGAACTGCAGTCAATGAAAGATTCCTATGGGGGCGAAGAGGCATTCAATGAGGCACTGGCCTCAAGCGGAGCGAATCTTGATAGTGTTAAAAAGAATGTCCGATCGTTTTTGTTAACGGAAAAATTGCTGGAGGACAGAATCTCGATTTCCGATGATCAGATAAAAGAATACTTTGAAGCGAATAAGGATACGTTTGCTCAGGCAGAACAGATAGAGGCGAGTCATATTCTGGTTGAAGATGAAAAAACGGCTCAGGAGGTGAAGAAAAAGCTTGATGACGGAGGGGACTTCGCGGAGCTTGCGAAAGAATACTCCACTGATACCTCCAATGCAGAATCAGGCGGGGAGCTTGGTTACTTTGCAAAAGGTGAAATGGTGACGGAATTTGATGAGAAGGCGTTTGCCATGAAGAAGGGTGAAATCAGTGAGCCGGTTAAAACGGAGTTTGGCTATCATATCATCAAGGTGACGGACAAAAAAGACGCGAAAGAAGCGGTTCTTGACGATCATAAAGAGGAAATAAAGGATATTCTGTTTGACCAGGCACTTCAAACGGAGTATGGGACTTGGGTCCAGGAACAGAAAGAGGAGTATGAAATCGAAAATCTATTGAAAGATTCATAA
- a CDS encoding response regulator transcription factor has protein sequence MNVLVVEDNKSVTSMLEMFFIKEGIQGEFVHDGAEGYRRYKEGNWDLVILDWMLPGMDGVTICRKIRGEGSQVPVIMLTAKDSESDQVLGLELGADDYVTKPFSPLALMARIRAVSRRYQGEKNSASGNHDVSTADFQISKETREVLLKGVPLTNLTPKEFELLYYLARHPRQVFSREQLLERVWGYDFYGDERTVDVHIKRLRNKIGSKEKPYLHTVWGVGYKFDEAAAGDEN, from the coding sequence ATGAACGTGCTGGTAGTAGAAGACAATAAAAGTGTCACAAGCATGCTTGAGATGTTTTTTATAAAAGAAGGAATTCAAGGAGAGTTTGTCCACGACGGGGCTGAAGGGTACCGGCGTTATAAAGAAGGGAATTGGGATCTCGTCATCCTGGACTGGATGCTGCCGGGTATGGACGGCGTCACCATATGCAGGAAAATCAGGGGGGAAGGTTCCCAGGTCCCGGTCATCATGCTGACGGCGAAAGACAGTGAATCGGACCAGGTGCTCGGACTGGAGCTCGGTGCAGACGATTATGTGACCAAGCCCTTCTCGCCCCTTGCCCTGATGGCGAGGATACGGGCTGTCTCGCGGCGGTATCAAGGGGAGAAAAATAGTGCGTCAGGCAATCACGATGTCTCGACGGCAGACTTCCAAATCAGTAAGGAAACCCGTGAAGTCCTTCTGAAAGGGGTTCCCCTTACCAATCTGACGCCAAAGGAATTTGAATTGCTGTATTATCTTGCGCGTCATCCGCGTCAGGTGTTCTCGAGGGAACAGCTTCTCGAACGAGTATGGGGGTATGATTTCTACGGGGATGAACGGACGGTGGATGTCCATATCAAGCGGCTGCGCAACAAAATCGGCAGCAAGGAAAAGCCGTACCTGCATACAGTCTGGGGAGTAGGGTATAAATTCGATGAGGCGGCGGCAGGGGATGAAAATTAG
- a CDS encoding HAMP domain-containing sensor histidine kinase, which translates to MKIRYLYQLLLSHTSVLIIAFLILGTLFSHYVENLVYENKVTELRTYGEKILSDLERPGPRRPLYLEEYSNLLHARNIDVITFNRQGEVSFSRGGVYPRIELSKEEWQKIERGETVPLKKDFGRFDQAVSLVIMPRLINDQLAGGLILISPISGSREMLSEINKYLLYIVLLSLAISLLISLFLSKLHVKRIQRIRDATSRVSSGHYDVHVPSSNFDEIGDLAEDFNEMVTKLRASKEEIDSLENRRRQFMADVSHELRTPLTTIRGVIEGIRNDMIPEEQKEKSFGLVSEETRRLIRLVNENLDYEKIRSNQVTITKVTLSLLDVFEVIKEQLDFQAEEKGNEIRVVADSSATVLADYDRLIQILINITKNSIQFTSGGTITLSGSSSGTETVIEIEDTGIGMDPEEIRSIWRRFYKADLSRTNNPYGEFGIGLSIVKQLVLMHEGTIEVFSEKGKGTKFVIRFPF; encoded by the coding sequence ATGAAAATTAGATATCTTTATCAGCTGCTTCTCAGCCATACAAGCGTACTCATCATCGCCTTCTTGATTCTTGGCACCCTGTTTTCCCACTATGTCGAAAATCTTGTCTATGAAAACAAGGTCACGGAACTCAGGACGTACGGGGAGAAAATTTTATCAGACCTTGAAAGGCCGGGTCCAAGACGGCCTCTTTATCTGGAGGAATACAGCAACTTGCTTCATGCACGGAACATCGATGTGATCACGTTCAACCGACAAGGCGAGGTATCTTTCTCCAGGGGAGGGGTGTACCCGCGGATCGAGCTCTCAAAGGAAGAGTGGCAAAAAATCGAACGCGGTGAAACCGTCCCCCTGAAAAAAGATTTCGGACGTTTTGACCAGGCCGTATCCCTCGTCATCATGCCGCGGCTCATCAATGATCAGCTGGCCGGCGGACTGATCTTGATTTCCCCGATCAGCGGCTCGAGGGAAATGCTGAGTGAAATCAATAAATATCTTCTATATATCGTGCTCCTGTCACTGGCGATTTCACTCTTGATCAGCTTATTCTTATCAAAGCTCCATGTGAAAAGGATTCAGCGGATCCGGGATGCCACTTCCCGTGTGTCATCCGGTCATTACGATGTTCACGTCCCAAGTTCCAACTTCGATGAAATCGGCGATCTTGCCGAAGACTTTAATGAAATGGTCACGAAACTCCGGGCATCCAAAGAGGAAATCGACAGCTTGGAGAACCGGAGAAGGCAGTTCATGGCGGATGTGTCACACGAACTGAGAACACCGCTGACCACGATTCGGGGTGTCATAGAAGGAATCCGAAACGACATGATCCCCGAAGAACAGAAGGAGAAAAGCTTCGGTCTCGTAAGCGAGGAAACGAGGCGGCTGATCAGACTTGTGAACGAAAACCTGGACTACGAAAAAATCCGCTCCAACCAGGTAACCATCACGAAAGTAACCCTATCCTTACTGGATGTCTTCGAAGTCATCAAGGAACAACTCGACTTCCAGGCTGAAGAAAAAGGGAACGAAATCAGGGTGGTTGCAGATTCCAGTGCCACGGTACTTGCCGACTATGATAGGCTCATACAAATTTTGATCAACATCACGAAAAACAGCATCCAATTCACTTCTGGCGGAACGATCACATTAAGCGGCTCGTCTTCCGGGACTGAAACCGTCATCGAAATCGAAGACACAGGAATCGGCATGGACCCCGAAGAAATCCGATCGATCTGGCGCAGATTTTACAAAGCGGACCTGTCCCGGACGAATAATCCATACGGTGAATTCGGCATCGGACTCTCCATCGTCAAGCAATTGGTGCTGATGCATGAGGGGACGATTGAGGTTTTCAGTGAGAAAGGGAAGGGTACGAAGTTTGTGATTCGGTTCCCGTTTTAA
- a CDS encoding class I SAM-dependent methyltransferase, producing the protein MQQMILRKLKECADQQYQLPKGILGQYFGEKMALQHRTETLWTLNLLNLTEEERVLEIGCGAGYAIKQLLKRPNVEYVAGLDLSESILRSAKTRNRWAINEGRAGFIQGNVCKIPLDNDMFTKIYSIHSIYFWDLTIETISEIHRVLKNNGSVTITLCNGKNGESWSGVNHMLETQLLPLMKKAGFKKVKLVKGPDSRQFQTVAVIGEK; encoded by the coding sequence ATGCAGCAGATGATACTAAGGAAATTAAAGGAATGTGCTGATCAGCAATATCAATTACCAAAAGGAATACTGGGGCAATACTTTGGAGAAAAGATGGCCTTACAACATCGAACAGAGACCCTCTGGACACTGAACTTACTAAATTTGACCGAGGAAGAAAGAGTATTGGAAATTGGATGTGGAGCAGGCTACGCCATCAAACAACTCCTTAAACGACCCAATGTCGAGTACGTAGCAGGACTCGACCTGTCGGAGTCCATTCTCCGTTCAGCAAAGACAAGGAATAGATGGGCCATTAATGAAGGGCGGGCTGGATTCATACAAGGAAATGTATGTAAGATCCCTTTAGACAATGACATGTTTACCAAGATTTATAGTATCCACTCCATCTATTTTTGGGATCTGACGATCGAAACCATTTCTGAGATTCATAGGGTCCTGAAGAACAACGGTTCCGTAACGATCACACTCTGCAACGGCAAGAATGGAGAGTCCTGGAGTGGAGTGAATCACATGTTGGAAACCCAATTACTTCCCTTAATGAAAAAGGCAGGCTTTAAAAAGGTAAAGCTAGTGAAAGGACCGGATTCAAGACAGTTTCAAACTGTGGCGGTTATTGGAGAGAAGTAA
- a CDS encoding LysR family transcriptional regulator: MDINQLEAFDHVVRLGSFSKAARHLNLSQPTISVRIQGLEKEVGSGLFHRVGKRVELTDAGKGFLPYARQAIEIITNGIENARLIQEGKAGHVTIGTLPTFTSGVFSVVIAHLNKWFPEIHVEIHTGHNQEMIEMLYDGFIKVGLVTTPYYNTDVKTILTIKEPLILVAHHTHPLASSSDGNRKSVEIIENSDPYLIVDWSNESKHWQKSMIHPGMNVMELPPSTALDLVLSKNGVALVTESMVKNLLETNQLVKLQPADFPLLFREIALVSLDSEKSLSPAAKRMVEVFRSEATGSLT; encoded by the coding sequence TTGGATATTAATCAATTGGAAGCTTTTGATCATGTCGTACGGTTAGGCAGTTTTAGTAAAGCTGCAAGGCATCTGAATCTTTCTCAACCTACGATTAGTGTCAGGATACAGGGATTAGAGAAAGAGGTAGGTAGTGGTCTATTTCATAGAGTTGGTAAGCGGGTAGAATTAACAGATGCAGGGAAGGGGTTCTTACCGTATGCGAGACAAGCCATTGAAATAATTACAAACGGGATTGAAAATGCACGTCTCATACAAGAAGGTAAAGCAGGTCATGTTACGATCGGGACCCTCCCTACATTTACCTCCGGAGTATTCAGTGTAGTGATTGCTCATCTCAATAAATGGTTTCCCGAGATTCATGTCGAAATACATACGGGGCATAATCAGGAAATGATTGAAATGCTGTATGACGGCTTTATTAAGGTGGGCTTGGTGACAACCCCGTACTATAATACAGATGTGAAAACCATCCTTACTATAAAGGAACCACTCATTTTAGTTGCACACCATACTCATCCACTTGCTTCATCATCTGATGGAAATCGAAAATCCGTTGAAATCATAGAGAATAGTGATCCTTACCTAATCGTGGATTGGAGTAATGAAAGTAAACATTGGCAAAAATCTATGATTCATCCAGGTATGAACGTCATGGAATTACCTCCATCTACTGCTTTGGATTTAGTTCTTTCAAAAAATGGAGTGGCACTTGTCACAGAATCAATGGTAAAGAATTTATTGGAAACAAACCAGTTAGTGAAATTACAACCAGCAGATTTCCCATTATTATTTCGGGAAATTGCTTTGGTAAGTCTGGATTCAGAAAAGAGTTTATCCCCCGCTGCTAAGAGAATGGTTGAGGTCTTCAGATCAGAAGCCACGGGTTCTTTGACCTAG
- a CDS encoding HAMP domain-containing sensor histidine kinase: MAMNHSDLLTGLLLNLLVILIMILLISFHYLSRNKVHKLHIKPQSIYLACSLLLLLSLALSVRLEDGFVYDLRFIPFLLGGIYGGNRVLPWLAVTMIAVRVPMMGPGLVVTVIMAILFTFVIMYMRPRLENKAWKTRVYWYTLMSFGYSVLSLWIPSMIFDFDYTSSFLVYSFVLSGSTFFVFYLCEIIRTIYTLQLEAIKYEKMQVVSHLAASMSHEVRNPLTTVKGFLQLINEDPSNVSTNSELSKVAVSEIDRATEVINQYLNFARPHPEHEVEVEIRDEINRSKEIIMPLAIKKGIVLKASILHHHSIIGDPNKLQQVLINVMKNGLEAMEAGGTLRIFSYLEGEKVFIVINDTGIGMTKEQLMRLGEPYFSMKGKNGTGLGMMTAFQLVEGMKGTIKVLSKPGKGTSVILSFPIYEEKGKVSNLKHTTEVRPSLR; the protein is encoded by the coding sequence ATGGCGATGAATCATTCTGATTTGCTGACTGGTTTACTGTTGAACCTCCTTGTCATTTTGATCATGATTTTACTTATAAGCTTTCATTATCTTTCCCGAAATAAAGTACATAAGCTCCACATTAAACCACAGTCTATCTATTTAGCCTGTTCGCTTCTCCTGTTGCTTAGTCTCGCTTTATCCGTACGATTGGAAGATGGATTTGTGTATGATTTGCGGTTCATCCCTTTTCTATTGGGGGGGATATACGGTGGGAACAGGGTCCTGCCTTGGCTTGCGGTCACGATGATTGCGGTCCGTGTTCCGATGATGGGGCCGGGATTAGTGGTTACGGTGATCATGGCGATTCTCTTCACGTTTGTGATTATGTATATGCGTCCGAGATTGGAGAACAAAGCATGGAAGACGAGGGTATATTGGTATACGTTGATGTCGTTCGGTTACTCGGTACTTTCATTGTGGATCCCGTCCATGATCTTTGATTTCGATTATACGAGCTCGTTCCTGGTCTATTCCTTTGTCCTGAGCGGGTCGACGTTCTTTGTCTTTTACTTATGTGAAATAATCCGCACGATCTATACTCTTCAATTGGAAGCGATTAAATATGAGAAAATGCAGGTGGTCAGCCACCTGGCTGCCAGCATGAGTCATGAGGTACGGAATCCTCTGACAACGGTGAAAGGATTTCTTCAACTCATAAATGAAGACCCTTCCAACGTAAGTACCAATAGTGAACTTTCAAAGGTGGCCGTCAGCGAAATCGACCGTGCCACAGAGGTGATCAATCAATATTTAAACTTTGCCAGGCCACACCCGGAGCATGAGGTGGAAGTGGAGATCCGGGATGAAATCAACCGATCGAAGGAAATCATCATGCCCCTGGCGATTAAAAAGGGAATCGTCCTGAAGGCGAGCATCCTTCATCACCATTCCATTATAGGCGACCCCAACAAGCTTCAGCAGGTCCTCATCAACGTCATGAAAAACGGATTGGAGGCAATGGAGGCGGGCGGTACGCTGCGAATCTTCAGCTACCTTGAAGGCGAAAAGGTATTCATTGTCATTAACGATACCGGAATCGGGATGACCAAGGAACAACTCATGCGCCTCGGGGAACCCTACTTCTCCATGAAAGGCAAGAACGGGACCGGCCTCGGGATGATGACCGCCTTTCAACTAGTAGAAGGCATGAAAGGCACCATCAAAGTCCTAAGCAAACCGGGCAAAGGAACCTCCGTCATCCTATCCTTCCCGATATATGAAGAAAAAGGAAAGGTAAGTAACCTTAAACATACAACAGAGGTCCGTCCCTCACTGCGTTAA
- a CDS encoding phosphotransferase family protein — MQDIKSYSTFREIKPINKGWSSDKKYYIETDTGEKLLLRTADRSSYEMKKSEFEVMKRLAKSGLTISQPIDFGICDNGHTVYSLFTWCEGEDAQIVLPKLTDTEQYELGLESGRILKEIHLIPAPGGQEEWETKFNRKADGKIKQYNDCPIKIEGGDPIITYIESNRHLLRGRPQSFHHGDYHVGNMVISPKGKLSVIDFNRHDFGDPWEEFNRIVWSASVSPHFATGQLNGYFNGRPPEEFFKLMAFYISSNMLSSVPWAIAFGEEEVNVMKDQAKEVMGWFEDMNNPVPTWYLEDFYIQYINQIPYKLKSPFDLSFIEQYGEVFKVYDDQDSGNICFGVKNGDERYFIKFAGAPTERYAGKPEDAVAGLTAAVQVYQDLAHPHLIRLIRAEEIGRGFAAIFEWTDSECMGKMYPMSREKFLQMPDSTRLEVFNDILDFHIHVNKQGYVAIDFYDGSVLYDFHKEKTLICDIDLYSNIPYLNTMGRMWGSSRFMSPEEFTRGAAIDEITNVYGMGATAFALFGGEKDRSMEKWRLSKELYEVALKAVSDEREKRQQSLEEFKDEWDRARFVRR; from the coding sequence TTGCAGGATATAAAAAGCTACAGCACATTTAGAGAAATCAAACCTATCAACAAGGGTTGGTCCAGCGATAAAAAATACTATATTGAAACCGATACGGGCGAGAAACTCCTGCTCCGCACGGCTGATCGTTCATCATATGAGATGAAGAAGAGCGAGTTTGAGGTGATGAAACGTTTAGCCAAAAGTGGGCTCACTATATCGCAGCCGATTGACTTCGGCATTTGTGACAACGGCCATACTGTCTATTCGCTTTTTACATGGTGCGAGGGAGAAGACGCGCAAATTGTGTTGCCAAAGTTGACCGATACCGAGCAATATGAACTGGGGCTTGAATCCGGGCGCATCCTAAAGGAAATCCACTTGATTCCTGCGCCGGGTGGTCAAGAGGAGTGGGAAACGAAATTCAACCGTAAAGCGGATGGCAAGATCAAGCAGTACAACGACTGCCCTATCAAAATAGAAGGAGGCGACCCAATCATTACATATATCGAGTCGAACAGGCATCTCCTTCGGGGGAGGCCGCAATCTTTTCATCACGGCGATTATCATGTGGGGAATATGGTCATTTCACCAAAAGGGAAACTCTCTGTCATCGATTTCAACCGCCATGACTTCGGTGACCCGTGGGAAGAGTTCAACCGCATCGTCTGGAGCGCTTCTGTCAGTCCGCACTTTGCCACCGGCCAGCTCAACGGTTATTTTAACGGAAGGCCGCCGGAGGAATTCTTCAAGCTCATGGCTTTTTACATAAGCAGCAATATGTTGTCGTCCGTTCCCTGGGCCATCGCTTTCGGTGAGGAAGAGGTGAACGTCATGAAGGATCAGGCAAAGGAAGTGATGGGATGGTTTGAAGATATGAATAATCCAGTGCCGACCTGGTATTTGGAGGACTTCTATATTCAGTACATCAATCAGATCCCATACAAATTAAAGTCTCCTTTCGACCTCTCGTTCATCGAGCAATATGGTGAGGTCTTCAAAGTTTATGATGATCAGGATTCGGGCAATATCTGCTTCGGGGTAAAGAACGGTGATGAGAGATATTTTATAAAATTTGCCGGAGCACCGACAGAGAGATATGCCGGCAAACCTGAAGATGCCGTCGCTGGGCTTACAGCTGCCGTTCAGGTTTATCAAGATTTGGCGCATCCTCATTTGATCCGGTTGATCCGTGCGGAGGAGATCGGTAGAGGATTCGCCGCCATTTTTGAATGGACAGACAGCGAATGCATGGGAAAAATGTATCCAATGTCCAGGGAGAAGTTCTTGCAGATGCCGGACAGCACCAGGCTCGAGGTATTCAATGATATCCTGGACTTTCACATTCACGTGAACAAGCAGGGTTATGTGGCCATCGACTTTTATGACGGCAGCGTCCTGTATGATTTTCACAAGGAGAAGACCCTCATCTGTGATATTGATCTCTATTCCAACATACCCTATCTCAATACGATGGGCAGGATGTGGGGATCGTCACGCTTTATGTCGCCGGAGGAATTCACACGTGGAGCAGCGATTGATGAAATCACGAATGTGTATGGAATGGGGGCTACTGCCTTTGCTTTATTTGGCGGGGAAAAAGACCGGTCAATGGAAAAGTGGCGGTTGAGTAAGGAGTTATATGAAGTGGCGTTGAAAGCGGTGAGTGATGAGAGGGAGAAGCGTCAGCAGTCGCTAGAGGAGTTTAAAGATGAGTGGGATCGGGCAAGGTTTGTTAGGCGTTAG
- a CDS encoding YbaN family protein, translating to MTLKKIKSILFMLLGSISLVFGIAGTVLPVLPGGPFYLFAAFCFAKSSKRIDRWFKSTVIYDKYVLALLQKKGMTRKEKIRINVTADFFILLSVVFVDILFVRIIMIGLALYKHYYFIKKIETIYPESYQVEKSQ from the coding sequence ATGACACTAAAAAAGATAAAGAGCATCCTGTTTATGCTGCTTGGCTCGATATCCCTGGTGTTCGGGATTGCCGGCACTGTGCTTCCCGTTCTGCCTGGAGGTCCGTTTTACTTATTTGCCGCGTTTTGCTTTGCGAAAAGTTCCAAGCGGATCGATCGGTGGTTTAAGAGCACAGTCATCTATGATAAATATGTTCTGGCCCTCCTTCAAAAGAAGGGGATGACCCGGAAAGAGAAGATCAGGATCAACGTAACGGCTGATTTCTTTATCCTGCTTTCAGTAGTGTTCGTGGATATCCTATTCGTTCGGATTATCATGATCGGGCTCGCTTTATATAAACATTATTATTTTATAAAGAAAATCGAGACGATCTATCCGGAGTCGTATCAGGTGGAGAAGAGCCAGTGA